In Chlorogloeopsis sp. ULAP01, the genomic stretch CTGAGATTAAACTGCTTAATGATTCCCGCCAAACGAAAATCAAAATGCTTTTCTAACAATTTTGTAATTTCTTCATCAGAAATTTTACCTGTACCAAATGTTTCTGCTTGAATACTAACAGGTCTAGCGATACCGATTGAATAACTTAATTGCACTTCACATTCATCTGCTATGCCTGCTGCCACTATATTTTTAGCAGCATAACGGGCGGCATAAGCTCCTACTCTATCTATCCTAATTGGGTCTTTTCCACTGAGGGCTGAACCGCTATGTTGTGCATATTCACCGTAAGTATCTATGGCATTTTTTCTACCTGTTAAGCCAGAGTGAGAAGCAGGGCCACCTCTAATAAATTGTCCATCAGGATTGATAAAAATTCTAGTTTTTTCATCTGGTTTAATTTCTTCACTTTCAAACACAGGTTTAACTACAGTCTCATAAATATCCTCTCTAAGTTGCTCTAAATCGGGGTATTTTGCTTTATTTTGACTGGCAATGACTGTAAGGCTGTGAATTCTATCAGGGCGGCGATTTCTATACTCAACTCCTACTTGAGTTTTTCCATCAGGAGTCAGATAAGAAAGTATATTTTCGCGTCTGACTTCACTAATTCGCTTTGCTAGTTTGTGTGCCAACCAGATTGGTAGAGGCATTAGAACATTAGTTTGATTGCAGGCAAAGCCAAAAACTGTAGCTTGATTTTTAACCGGAATTCTCTCGATTTCTTCATCAGATAATTTACTTTCATCAAAAGCAAGTTCTTTATCAGGTGTTAATTCAGAAAGACTCGTCAAAATACTACAAGTTCTACCATTAAATTCAGTATGTTCGTAGCCAACTTTGTCAATTACTTGTCTGGCTACATTAGTAAAATCTACGTTAGCGCTAGGTTCAAATCTTGCTGCTAAAAAGACAATTCCTGTAGCTACGGCACATTCTGTAATTACCCTTGCATAAGGATCTTGCTGAAGAAATCTGTCTACGATCGCATCGCTAATTTGATCACATAGTTTATCAGGATGCCCTTCTGTTACAGATTCAGATGTAAACATGAAATCTTTTTTCATATATTTTTACCTTTGGTTATAAGAAGGCAGATGGCAGGAGGCACAGAGAAGTTTGTAGGCGCGGAGCGACTTCCCGTAAGGGTGCGGAGGTTTCCTCCGAAAGCGTTGCTCCTCCACAAGGAGGCTCAAAGCTTCAAAGAGGCAGAAGGAATAATTAAGAAAGAATATTCTAGATATTAATTTTTCTCTCTCCACTCCCTTACTGTTCTTCAGGGGAGAGTGATTTTTGAGCGAAATTATTTTTTAAATTTATATTCTTCGTGCTTTCATTTACTAATAGAGGCAGCAAAGCACTACTACCAATAACTGCACCATCTAAAATATCTATTGGCGTAATTTTCAACAGACTTCGCAAGGGTGGAATAGCTACAGCCAATAGTTGAATGGCAAAGGAACCTAGAATGGCAGCATTTAAGTAAGAATTATTTGGCAATTTTTCTTTACTAAATATGGTGTGGTGTTCGGAACGGCAACTGAGTGTATGTAGCAGCTGTGCTGATGTCAGGCTCATAAAGGCGATAGTGCTTGCCTGAGGGCTGATGCCGTATTTGAGGATGCCATACCCGTAGGCTGCTAAAGTACTAACAGATATTGTTCCTGCCTCAAAAGTAATTCTGCCAAAGTCAGAATTTTTAACAATCGGTTCGTCTGGGTTACGGGGAGGCTGACTCAGTACATCTGGTTCTGGTGCTTCCAAAGCAAGGGAAAGACCTGGGAAAATGTCAGTAACCAAATTTAGCCACAGTAGTTGGATCGCGTTCAAGGGTTCACCTAAGCCAACTGCGGTGGATGCTGTCATCACCATGATTTCGCTCATGTTGGTGGCAAGTAGAAAATGGACGGATTTTCTGATGTTGTTGTATATTGTCCTACCCCGACTGACTGCTACAATCATAGTTTCTAGCCTGTCATCTTCGAGGACGATATCTGCTACCTCACGGGCTACATCTGTTCCCCCTTTGCCCATTGCTACACCAACTTGAGCAGCCTTGAGTGCTGGCGCATCATTAATACCATCGCCTGTCATCGCAACAACTTTTCCGGCAGTTTGCAAAGCTTGGACTATTTGCAGTTTATTACTAGGACTGATGCGAGCAAATACATCAACTTTATCGCTAAGGGCTGTTAGTGCTTCGGGCGTGAGATTGTTGAGGTTAGTAGAGTCAAGGATTTCTAATTGCTGTTTTCTACTTAGTTCTAATTCTTTGGCGATCGCATAGGCAGTTGGAGTTTGATCCCCAGTAATCATCACCGTATCAATGCCAGCTGTGTGAAATTCCGCCATCAACTGTTTGACTCCCTTACGAACAGGATCTGCCATACCTACAAGTCCAAGCCATGTTAGATCTTGTTCATAGTTGTTTCCACCTTTGGCATCATCAATGTGGGTATAAGCTACACCCAATACTCTCAATGCTTTCCCTGCCATGCGATCGTTTTCAATTTCTAGCGCTTCCCTGTCTTCTTCGGTTAGAGGCTCCACTTGCCCGTCTTTCATCCAGTATTTGCATATCTGCGCTACTTCAGCAGGGCTGCCTTTGATAGCAATAAACTTATAATTATCGTCAGTGGCATGAACCGTACTCATAATGTTACGATTCTCTGAACGCAAGTTAGTTTGCAACAAAGGATACTTTTGTCTAAGTTGGTTTACATCTACACCCGCACATAACCCCATGTGGATCAAGGCATTTTCTGTTGCTGAACCTTTAATGTTAAACTCGCCATTTTGCTCTTGATTAATTAGACTTTCGTTACAAAGAACCGATACGTAAATAAGCTTCAGCAGTTCATCGCAGGTGTAGGGATTGATATCCTTGCCCTTGGCGACAAATTTTCCGTCAGAAACTGCAATGTATTGACTGTCTGTATGAACTTCAACAACCGACATCCGGTTTTCTGTAATGGTTCCAGTCTTATCTAAGCAAATGGTTTGTACGGAACCCAAAGCTTCTACAGCGCTGAGACTGCGAACCAAGACATTATGTCGCCGCATATCTTGAATGCCCAATGCCAAGGTAGTAGTGGCAATTGTGGGTAACCCTTCCGGAACCGCAGCTACCGCCAGAGATATGGATGACTTGAGCATTTCTAGCAAACCGTATCCCCGCAGCACGCCCATGCCAAAAACCAGCCCGCAAAGCCCCATACCAATCGTCACTAGTTGACTGCCCACTTCGTCTAGTTGTCTGGATAAGGGCGTTTCGCTTGCAGTTGCTTCACCAACTAGTTGCTGAATCTTACCCATTTCGGTAAATTTACCTATAGCCACTACTACAGCCAAACCTTGCCCACCAGTGACAAAAGTTCCCTTGTAAGCCATATTTGTGCGATCGGCTAGAGGCACATCTTCCCCTGTTGGGCATACTATAGATT encodes the following:
- a CDS encoding cation-translocating P-type ATPase, whose translation is MIQAIHNTVKGRVRYKVKELYRSEYLKQYIERSLSNYSEINYVSANPLTSNILVSFEQDFNADKIALLIEKSITEYQKKGDISLSQKSAKNLSVSKKASRKESKKNIANAQAQKVENWHLMEVDVVLDTFNTSNTTGLNNQAAAENINKYGLNVLSETETRSDLSIIIDQFKSLPVALLGVAAGVSVFTGGLIDALVILGVVGLNAAIGYTTESQSERIIHSLKSHQETSTWVIRDGKQVEITTENVVLGDILVLKTGGYVAADARIIQAENLSIDESALTGESIPVTKSIVCPTGEDVPLADRTNMAYKGTFVTGGQGLAVVVAIGKFTEMGKIQQLVGEATASETPLSRQLDEVGSQLVTIGMGLCGLVFGMGVLRGYGLLEMLKSSISLAVAAVPEGLPTIATTTLALGIQDMRRHNVLVRSLSAVEALGSVQTICLDKTGTITENRMSVVEVHTDSQYIAVSDGKFVAKGKDINPYTCDELLKLIYVSVLCNESLINQEQNGEFNIKGSATENALIHMGLCAGVDVNQLRQKYPLLQTNLRSENRNIMSTVHATDDNYKFIAIKGSPAEVAQICKYWMKDGQVEPLTEEDREALEIENDRMAGKALRVLGVAYTHIDDAKGGNNYEQDLTWLGLVGMADPVRKGVKQLMAEFHTAGIDTVMITGDQTPTAYAIAKELELSRKQQLEILDSTNLNNLTPEALTALSDKVDVFARISPSNKLQIVQALQTAGKVVAMTGDGINDAPALKAAQVGVAMGKGGTDVAREVADIVLEDDRLETMIVAVSRGRTIYNNIRKSVHFLLATNMSEIMVMTASTAVGLGEPLNAIQLLWLNLVTDIFPGLSLALEAPEPDVLSQPPRNPDEPIVKNSDFGRITFEAGTISVSTLAAYGYGILKYGISPQASTIAFMSLTSAQLLHTLSCRSEHHTIFSKEKLPNNSYLNAAILGSFAIQLLAVAIPPLRSLLKITPIDILDGAVIGSSALLPLLVNESTKNINLKNNFAQKSLSPEEQ
- the metK gene encoding methionine adenosyltransferase; the protein is MKKDFMFTSESVTEGHPDKLCDQISDAIVDRFLQQDPYARVITECAVATGIVFLAARFEPSANVDFTNVARQVIDKVGYEHTEFNGRTCSILTSLSELTPDKELAFDESKLSDEEIERIPVKNQATVFGFACNQTNVLMPLPIWLAHKLAKRISEVRRENILSYLTPDGKTQVGVEYRNRRPDRIHSLTVIASQNKAKYPDLEQLREDIYETVVKPVFESEEIKPDEKTRIFINPDGQFIRGGPASHSGLTGRKNAIDTYGEYAQHSGSALSGKDPIRIDRVGAYAARYAAKNIVAAGIADECEVQLSYSIGIARPVSIQAETFGTGKISDEEITKLLEKHFDFRLAGIIKQFNLRNLPSLQKGGFYRKLAAYGQVGRVDMDLPWEKTDKVGVF